One region of Chlamydia psittaci 6BC genomic DNA includes:
- a CDS encoding helix-turn-helix domain-containing protein yields the protein MAEQIHKELLHLGEVFRTKREEQSLSLKDVEAATSIRYSCLEAIENGYLGKLISPIYAQGFIKKYAAYLGLDGERILQDHPYVMKIFKEFSEHNMEMLLDLESMGGRNSPEKAIRSLSNLWWAALIVFSGIAIWWLGSLLSLF from the coding sequence ATGGCAGAACAAATTCATAAAGAACTCTTACATTTAGGAGAGGTATTTCGCACAAAACGCGAAGAACAGTCCTTATCTTTAAAAGATGTAGAAGCAGCAACATCCATACGTTACTCATGTTTAGAAGCTATAGAAAACGGCTATTTGGGGAAGCTCATTTCTCCCATTTATGCTCAGGGATTTATAAAGAAATATGCCGCCTACTTGGGGTTAGATGGTGAGCGCATTCTTCAAGACCATCCCTATGTTATGAAAATCTTCAAAGAATTTTCAGAGCATAATATGGAAATGCTGCTGGATTTAGAATCTATGGGAGGAAGAAACTCACCAGAGAAGGCAATTCGTAGTTTATCTAATCTTTGGTGGGCTGCACTTATCGTCTTCAGTGGTATTGCGATTTGGTGGTTAGGATCCCTACTTTCTCTTTTCTAA
- the rnhC gene encoding ribonuclease HIII: MSTPFVTTLSPSLHGLLKDRLEEKGFILTQPQHTIFQARSPSVSCTLYNSGKLVVQGKGSQEFIDFFLEPEILLTFTHNRMEKDLRPRLGVDESGKGDFFGPLCIAGVYARDAETLKNLYKTKIQDSKMLNDNQILSLAKTIRACSTYDVMILYPEKYNELYAKFHNLNILLAWAHATIIDQLAPRPSGEVFAISDQFASSESVLLEALRKKSTDISVIQRVRAEQDIVVAAASILAREAFINTITKLEQRFSVKLPKGASAHVKSAGKTILNTQGKEILSLVCKTHFKTFYEICGSTDI; this comes from the coding sequence ATGTCCACACCGTTTGTTACCACACTCTCGCCTTCTCTCCACGGCCTACTTAAAGATCGCCTTGAGGAAAAGGGTTTCATTTTAACGCAACCGCAGCACACCATTTTCCAAGCACGTTCTCCCTCGGTAAGCTGTACTCTCTATAACTCAGGGAAACTCGTTGTTCAGGGGAAAGGTTCACAAGAGTTCATTGATTTTTTCTTAGAACCAGAAATTTTATTGACATTTACCCATAACCGTATGGAGAAGGATCTGCGTCCTCGCCTAGGCGTAGATGAATCGGGGAAAGGAGATTTTTTTGGTCCTCTATGTATCGCGGGAGTCTATGCTCGCGATGCGGAGACTTTGAAAAATCTTTATAAAACAAAAATCCAAGATTCAAAAATGCTCAATGATAACCAAATCCTATCATTAGCAAAAACCATTCGAGCATGTTCTACATATGATGTGATGATTCTTTATCCAGAAAAATATAACGAACTTTATGCAAAGTTCCATAATCTGAATATTCTTCTAGCCTGGGCTCATGCTACTATTATCGATCAACTTGCTCCGCGTCCCTCTGGAGAAGTCTTTGCTATCTCAGACCAATTTGCTTCATCAGAAAGTGTTTTACTTGAAGCATTAAGAAAAAAAAGCACTGATATCTCGGTAATTCAAAGAGTCCGCGCAGAACAAGATATCGTTGTTGCCGCAGCTTCTATATTAGCAAGAGAAGCCTTCATTAATACTATAACCAAACTAGAACAACGTTTTTCTGTAAAGCTACCTAAAGGAGCCTCTGCTCATGTGAAATCGGCAGGGAAAACCATATTAAACACTCAGGGGAAAGAGATTTTATCGCTTGTGTGTAAGACGCATTTCAAAACATTCTATGAAATTTGTGGCTCTACAGATATATAA